The Fimbriimonas ginsengisoli Gsoil 348 genome window below encodes:
- a CDS encoding RNA 2'-phosphotransferase: MSIRTDPRQFKGLSKFVSLVLRHEPGLAGLELEVGGWVSVDRLIEGRRT; the protein is encoded by the coding sequence ATGAGCATTCGGACCGATCCTCGCCAGTTCAAGGGCCTCAGCAAGTTCGTATCGCTCGTCCTGCGTCACGAGCCTGGATTGGCAGGCCTCGAGCTCGAGGTGGGCGGATGGGTTTCGGTGGATCGACTTATCGAAGGTCGGCGGACGTAG
- the pdhA gene encoding pyruvate dehydrogenase (acetyl-transferring) E1 component subunit alpha, translating to MAKQAEKKTPAKPIEESKEQLEAYYREMLFIRHFEEKSNVAYRLGKIGGYMHTYIGMEALATGWLHSIRMGHDYVITAYRDHAHALILGTDPVAVFAELMGRKGGTAGGKGGSMHIFDPANGFYGGWGIVGGHLPLGAGLAFAVKYRQEDKVVLNFMGDGAANQGVVFETLNMAGLYDLPCIFIIENNEFAMGTRLEYHAADPELWKRGIPFGIKSERIDGMDVIQMRKDAQRIVDWVRENKKPYFVEVMCYRYAGHGAADNDRQLYRTKEEEAENQKRDPIQRLKNYLLEKQYVSEEVLEAIDAEELERVEKIYEEADAQPFPDPDEVYDNIYSDMKPEQGH from the coding sequence GTGGCCAAACAAGCCGAGAAAAAAACCCCCGCCAAACCCATCGAAGAGTCGAAAGAGCAGCTCGAAGCTTATTACCGCGAGATGCTTTTCATCCGGCACTTTGAAGAGAAGTCAAACGTTGCATACCGCCTCGGCAAAATCGGCGGCTACATGCATACCTACATCGGAATGGAAGCGCTGGCAACCGGCTGGCTGCACTCGATCCGGATGGGTCACGACTATGTCATTACCGCTTACCGCGACCACGCCCATGCGTTAATCCTTGGCACCGATCCGGTCGCGGTCTTCGCCGAGTTGATGGGCCGCAAGGGTGGTACCGCCGGCGGAAAGGGTGGCTCGATGCACATCTTCGACCCGGCGAACGGCTTCTACGGAGGCTGGGGTATCGTCGGCGGGCATCTTCCGCTGGGAGCGGGACTCGCCTTCGCGGTGAAGTACCGTCAGGAAGACAAAGTCGTTCTGAACTTCATGGGTGATGGCGCGGCGAACCAGGGCGTGGTCTTTGAAACGCTCAACATGGCCGGCCTGTACGACCTGCCCTGCATCTTCATCATCGAGAACAACGAGTTCGCGATGGGGACTCGGCTGGAGTACCACGCCGCCGACCCAGAGCTTTGGAAGCGAGGCATTCCATTCGGCATTAAGAGCGAGCGGATCGACGGCATGGACGTCATCCAGATGCGGAAGGACGCCCAACGCATCGTCGACTGGGTTCGCGAGAACAAGAAGCCGTACTTCGTGGAAGTGATGTGCTACCGCTATGCCGGCCACGGCGCGGCCGACAACGACCGGCAGCTCTACCGAACCAAGGAAGAGGAAGCCGAGAACCAGAAGCGCGATCCGATCCAGCGCCTCAAGAACTATCTGCTCGAAAAGCAGTACGTCTCCGAGGAGGTTCTCGAAGCGATCGACGCCGAGGAGCTCGAGCGGGTCGAGAAGATTTACGAGGAAGCCGATGCCCAGCCGTTCCCGGATCCGGATGAGGTTTACGACAACATTTATTCCGACATGAAGCCGGAGCAAGGGCACTAG
- a CDS encoding alpha-ketoacid dehydrogenase subunit beta: MSNTIELTYREALTKSMQEEMDKNADVFLMGEDIGRYQGTFKVTRGLVEKYGARESEFNPRVLDTPITEAGFAGIATGAAMAGLRPIVEFMTMSFSILALDQIINHTAKIHYMSNGVVKCPIVFRGPGGAAKQLSAQHSHSMEGWFAHVPGLKVVAPAFASDAYGLLKTAVADDNPVIFYENPGLYATKGMVPDDPNYMLPLGKANVVKEGKDLSLIGYSRMTHVNLAAAELLAKDGIDVEVVDVISLLPLDMPTIYASIRKTHRAVVVYEDWRSGGFGAEIVARIQEDCFDDLDAPVGRVGGLNVPMPYARNLELQCIPDENDVVAAVRKIS, encoded by the coding sequence ATGTCAAATACAATCGAATTAACCTACCGAGAGGCTCTCACCAAGAGCATGCAGGAGGAGATGGATAAGAACGCCGACGTCTTCCTGATGGGAGAGGACATCGGCCGGTACCAGGGGACCTTCAAGGTCACTCGGGGCTTGGTTGAGAAGTACGGAGCCCGCGAGAGCGAGTTCAACCCACGCGTTTTGGACACTCCGATCACCGAAGCCGGCTTTGCCGGAATCGCGACCGGCGCGGCAATGGCGGGTCTTCGACCGATCGTCGAGTTCATGACGATGAGCTTCTCGATCCTCGCGCTCGACCAGATCATCAACCACACGGCGAAGATCCATTACATGTCGAACGGCGTGGTCAAGTGCCCGATCGTCTTCCGTGGACCCGGTGGCGCGGCCAAGCAGCTTTCGGCACAGCACTCTCACTCGATGGAGGGGTGGTTCGCCCACGTGCCCGGCCTGAAGGTGGTGGCGCCGGCGTTCGCCAGCGACGCTTACGGACTTCTGAAGACGGCGGTCGCCGACGACAATCCGGTCATCTTCTACGAGAACCCGGGTCTGTACGCCACGAAGGGGATGGTGCCCGACGATCCGAACTACATGCTTCCGCTTGGCAAGGCCAATGTGGTCAAGGAAGGGAAGGACCTGTCGCTCATCGGCTACAGCCGCATGACCCACGTCAACCTCGCCGCCGCCGAACTCCTGGCGAAGGACGGCATCGACGTGGAAGTCGTCGACGTCATCTCGCTTCTGCCGCTCGACATGCCGACGATCTATGCGTCGATTCGGAAGACGCATCGCGCCGTCGTCGTCTACGAAGACTGGCGAAGCGGCGGATTCGGGGCGGAGATCGTGGCTCGGATCCAAGAGGACTGCTTCGACGACCTCGACGCCCCAGTTGGCCGGGTCGGCGGGCTCAACGTACCGATGCCCTACGCTCGAAACCTCGAGTTGCAGTGCATTCCGGACGAGAACGACGTCGTCGCGGCCGTTCGCAAGATTAGCTAG
- a CDS encoding dienelactone hydrolase family protein has protein sequence MLSILAFSLALAGSLQDTPDAVLVRIRLKIESLQAKPQPDLYVLHLKSVLALSQAEVLKLQFGNEAQSKEVLGYLQTIDHGLNDDGDKAETYLRDGTRALTLARLSKVDGSLQYCTVGLPPHWDPSHAYPMIVGMHGAGPRIPLAYVNFTFLPHGKSEKPLREVITVVPWGRGNRGWRDDGESDLWEAIEEVKSFAKVDPDRCYMAGHSMGADGVWAIAQRTPDLWAAVAMMAGSTYSAPPELGLVPNAAHLPFYIWIGDQDSNKDRIPSSQQARDALAAVGNTPTFVLQPGVGHSPRGEDEDAKTDWLLRHVRRRPDHFSFVVDTLRHRGVWGVFALRRNATRATLPEPNVKFEVWIEGQRVRIEAPDAPKMRVDLGSTGLGMTGDVEVVFNGKSVFNGPVPITPIEIG, from the coding sequence ATGCTGTCCATCCTTGCGTTCAGTCTTGCCTTAGCTGGCTCCCTGCAAGACACCCCGGATGCTGTCCTCGTCCGCATTAGACTCAAGATCGAGTCGCTGCAAGCAAAACCTCAGCCCGATCTCTATGTCCTGCACCTTAAGTCGGTCCTCGCCCTTTCGCAAGCCGAGGTTCTCAAGCTTCAGTTCGGAAACGAAGCGCAGTCGAAGGAAGTCCTCGGCTACCTTCAGACCATCGACCACGGCCTGAACGACGACGGCGACAAGGCGGAGACCTACCTTCGAGACGGGACGCGCGCATTGACTCTAGCCAGGCTGTCGAAGGTCGATGGCTCGCTCCAGTACTGTACCGTCGGACTCCCCCCACACTGGGATCCGAGTCACGCCTACCCGATGATCGTCGGGATGCATGGCGCGGGGCCGCGCATCCCGCTTGCCTATGTGAACTTCACGTTCCTCCCTCACGGGAAGAGCGAGAAGCCACTCCGGGAAGTAATCACCGTCGTCCCTTGGGGACGCGGTAACCGGGGTTGGCGCGACGACGGGGAGAGCGACCTTTGGGAGGCCATCGAAGAGGTCAAGAGCTTTGCCAAGGTCGATCCTGACCGGTGCTATATGGCCGGCCATTCGATGGGAGCGGACGGCGTATGGGCGATTGCCCAGCGGACTCCGGATTTGTGGGCAGCGGTGGCGATGATGGCGGGCAGCACCTACTCGGCGCCGCCGGAACTTGGCTTGGTACCCAATGCCGCGCACCTGCCGTTCTACATCTGGATCGGCGATCAAGATTCGAATAAAGATCGGATCCCTTCGTCGCAACAGGCACGAGACGCATTAGCCGCAGTAGGAAATACGCCTACGTTCGTTTTGCAACCTGGCGTGGGGCATTCACCGCGAGGCGAAGACGAGGACGCAAAGACCGATTGGCTGCTTAGACACGTCCGCAGGCGGCCGGATCATTTCTCGTTCGTGGTGGACACCCTTCGCCACCGGGGCGTGTGGGGAGTTTTCGCCCTGCGTCGAAACGCGACCCGGGCGACGCTGCCGGAGCCCAACGTAAAGTTCGAGGTTTGGATCGAGGGTCAACGGGTGCGGATTGAAGCGCCAGACGCACCCAAGATGCGAGTCGATCTTGGCTCGACAGGGCTCGGTATGACCGGCGATGTCGAAGTGGTGTTCAACGGCAAATCGGTCTTCAATGGTCCGGTGCCGATCACGCCGATCGAAATTGGGTGA
- a CDS encoding DUF4142 domain-containing protein: MNTKNFGAIAVAAFSLVVPAFAQNVSISQDGRPERLFRTVSGLNSRDMKFVKDAAAANMFEILTSQLAAERSNDTFVQEFAKEMIHEHKGSQEELKAVASNKGVSLPSNLPSKLQKAYNKLASLRGSAFDSAYQMWQKDGHAATSMKFKGEIQNGRDQDVKAYAVKTLPAVTMHYKMLIAKKTMMGATKMDHGM; this comes from the coding sequence ATGAACACTAAGAATTTCGGAGCGATCGCGGTCGCAGCATTTTCGCTCGTCGTACCGGCGTTCGCGCAAAACGTTTCGATTTCGCAGGACGGCCGCCCGGAGAGACTGTTCCGCACCGTAAGCGGACTCAACTCGCGCGACATGAAGTTCGTTAAGGATGCCGCCGCGGCGAACATGTTCGAGATCCTAACGAGCCAACTCGCCGCCGAGCGAAGTAACGACACGTTCGTCCAAGAGTTCGCCAAGGAAATGATCCACGAGCACAAGGGATCCCAGGAAGAGCTGAAGGCGGTCGCATCGAACAAGGGCGTATCGCTCCCTTCCAACCTCCCTTCCAAGCTTCAGAAGGCGTACAACAAGCTTGCAAGCCTCCGAGGTTCGGCTTTCGACAGCGCCTACCAGATGTGGCAGAAGGACGGCCATGCCGCCACTTCGATGAAGTTCAAAGGTGAAATCCAGAATGGTCGGGACCAGGACGTCAAGGCGTACGCCGTTAAGACGCTCCCCGCCGTCACCATGCACTACAAGATGCTCATCGCCAAGAAAACCATGATGGGCGCCACGAAGATGGATCACGGTATGTGA
- a CDS encoding SDR family NAD(P)-dependent oxidoreductase, with product MRFENKVCIVTGAASGIGLATANRMASEGGRVAIVDLKAEAAEAAAQAIGEAAISLVADVGDAGAIQDGIHAVLEKWGRIDVLVNNAAMMTFQLLEELTVEQWDHVLAVNLRSVFAFCRGVAPHIQGGAIVNVSSVHAHETTANVIPYASSKGGMEAFCRAMSQEYPIEKLRINCVAPGAINTPMLWNNPNVKSGKEKITGKVGEPEDVAAAICFLASDEAKFINGTTLVVDGGRLDVL from the coding sequence ATGCGGTTCGAAAACAAGGTTTGTATCGTCACGGGAGCGGCTTCGGGAATAGGGCTCGCGACGGCTAACCGGATGGCATCCGAGGGAGGAAGGGTCGCCATCGTCGATCTGAAAGCGGAAGCCGCGGAGGCGGCGGCCCAGGCGATTGGGGAGGCGGCAATCTCCTTAGTGGCGGACGTCGGAGACGCGGGTGCGATCCAAGACGGGATTCACGCCGTGCTGGAAAAATGGGGCCGCATCGACGTGCTCGTCAATAACGCGGCGATGATGACGTTTCAGCTTCTCGAGGAGCTAACGGTGGAGCAATGGGATCATGTGCTTGCGGTGAATCTCCGCTCGGTCTTTGCTTTTTGCAGAGGGGTGGCTCCGCATATTCAAGGGGGCGCCATCGTCAACGTCTCGTCCGTCCATGCCCACGAGACGACGGCAAACGTAATTCCGTACGCCAGCAGTAAAGGGGGAATGGAAGCTTTTTGCCGGGCGATGAGTCAGGAATATCCGATCGAAAAGCTCCGAATCAACTGCGTGGCGCCGGGAGCCATCAACACGCCGATGCTTTGGAACAATCCGAACGTGAAAAGCGGCAAAGAGAAAATAACCGGAAAAGTCGGCGAGCCCGAGGATGTGGCGGCGGCAATCTGCTTCCTTGCTAGCGACGAGGCGAAGTTTATCAACGGAACCACGCTCGTCGTAGACGGTGGCCGGCTGGATGTCTTGTAG
- a CDS encoding family 1 glycosylhydrolase, which yields MHHDFMFATGIENSYPVIEVDGRPKRIDQMQKCGHYERWREDFELVREMGIEYLRYGPPYYQTHLGPGQYDWSFTDETFQALYEMGITPIVDLCHFGTPDWLGATFQNREWPQFFAEYAKAFAERYPWIRLFTPVNEIFIAAQFSAQFGWWNERLCSDVAYVTALHNLCKANVMAMRAIRSVRPNATFIQSESSEYFHSQDPHCEPYAYFLNHKRFLPLDLTYGREINAMMYEYLLDHGMTREDYQWFRDNNVRGSCVMGNDYYWTNEHSVCADRAIEPSGEVFGYYVITKQYFDRYRLPVMHTETNTTTERSVEWLRKEWANLHRLKLDGVPILGFTWYSLTDQIDWDVALREENNRVHTVGLYDLDRKIRPVGEAYKKLIAQWGGILPTASATLRPFL from the coding sequence ATGCATCACGACTTCATGTTCGCGACCGGGATAGAGAACAGCTACCCGGTGATCGAAGTCGATGGGCGCCCGAAGCGCATCGATCAAATGCAGAAGTGCGGCCACTACGAGCGGTGGCGCGAAGACTTCGAGCTCGTTCGGGAGATGGGCATCGAATACCTCCGGTACGGGCCTCCTTACTACCAAACCCACCTTGGGCCGGGCCAATACGACTGGAGCTTCACCGACGAAACTTTTCAGGCTCTGTACGAGATGGGGATCACTCCGATCGTGGATCTGTGCCACTTCGGGACTCCCGACTGGCTGGGCGCGACGTTTCAAAACCGCGAATGGCCGCAATTCTTCGCCGAGTACGCCAAAGCGTTTGCCGAGCGTTATCCCTGGATCCGTCTCTTTACGCCGGTGAACGAGATCTTCATCGCCGCCCAGTTCTCGGCTCAATTCGGCTGGTGGAACGAGCGGCTTTGCTCAGATGTGGCCTACGTCACGGCACTCCATAACCTGTGCAAGGCGAACGTAATGGCGATGCGGGCCATCCGTTCCGTGCGCCCCAACGCCACCTTCATTCAGAGCGAGTCTTCGGAATACTTCCACTCCCAAGATCCTCATTGCGAGCCGTACGCCTATTTTCTCAACCACAAGAGATTCCTTCCCCTCGATCTAACTTACGGCCGAGAAATTAACGCGATGATGTACGAGTACCTACTCGACCATGGCATGACGCGCGAGGATTACCAGTGGTTTCGAGACAACAACGTCCGCGGCAGTTGTGTCATGGGGAACGACTACTACTGGACGAACGAGCACTCGGTTTGCGCCGACCGAGCCATCGAACCGTCGGGAGAAGTGTTCGGCTATTACGTCATTACCAAGCAATACTTCGACCGTTATCGGCTGCCGGTGATGCATACCGAGACGAACACGACCACGGAACGTTCGGTCGAGTGGCTTCGAAAAGAGTGGGCGAACCTTCACCGTCTCAAACTCGACGGTGTCCCGATCCTCGGCTTTACTTGGTATTCGCTCACCGATCAGATCGACTGGGACGTCGCTCTGCGGGAGGAAAATAATCGGGTGCATACGGTGGGGCTCTACGACCTCGACCGAAAGATCCGCCCGGTGGGCGAGGCCTACAAGAAGCTGATCGCACAGTGGGGCGGCATCCTCCCGACCGCCTCCGCCACTTTGCGTCCCTTCTTGTAG
- a CDS encoding OsmC family protein: MAAQLHEYPVQVSWSGGREGNGNATAGHSGTAFDLAVPPEFQGPGGATNPEELLTSAITACYSMTFGIIAANRRLPVKDLKVEAVGTVEQQGASFTYKQVVIRPTITLDGSATDAQVATAEDLAHKADNYCIITNAVRGKVEVSVEPKVIR, encoded by the coding sequence ATGGCAGCTCAACTCCACGAATATCCCGTTCAGGTCAGTTGGTCCGGAGGGCGCGAAGGGAACGGAAACGCCACCGCCGGCCACAGCGGAACCGCGTTCGACCTCGCCGTTCCTCCCGAATTCCAGGGCCCCGGCGGGGCGACGAATCCCGAGGAGCTGCTCACCAGCGCGATTACCGCCTGCTACAGCATGACCTTCGGAATCATCGCCGCCAATCGTCGCTTGCCGGTAAAGGACCTCAAGGTAGAGGCGGTGGGAACGGTGGAGCAGCAGGGGGCGAGCTTCACGTATAAGCAGGTCGTGATTCGTCCGACGATCACCTTAGACGGCTCCGCCACCGACGCCCAGGTCGCGACCGCGGAGGATCTTGCCCATAAAGCGGACAACTACTGCATTATCACGAACGCGGTTCGTGGAAAGGTTGAAGTTTCGGTAGAACCGAAGGTGATACGATAG
- a CDS encoding tetratricopeptide repeat protein: protein MDSSGIEVLMQRGQWDDAISACRAALQVTPTSAKINGYLGMCYFRKNEYAAAIDPLRRACTLDPKCWQAGARLAQCYDRLHRYEEAYEIAKVWQRVNPSDPTLQGLVYTLEHQVRGNRKDGWERTQHLAHEVTFSQE, encoded by the coding sequence ATGGACAGTAGTGGGATCGAGGTTTTGATGCAGCGAGGCCAGTGGGATGACGCTATCTCGGCCTGTCGTGCCGCGTTACAGGTCACGCCTACCAGCGCCAAAATCAACGGCTACCTGGGTATGTGCTATTTCCGGAAGAACGAGTATGCCGCGGCGATCGATCCTCTTCGTCGCGCCTGCACGCTCGATCCGAAGTGCTGGCAAGCGGGAGCGCGCCTGGCACAGTGTTACGACCGCCTCCACCGTTATGAGGAAGCGTACGAGATCGCTAAGGTGTGGCAGCGCGTCAACCCAAGCGACCCCACCCTTCAAGGCCTCGTTTACACACTCGAGCATCAGGTTCGGGGCAACCGGAAGGACGGTTGGGAAAGAACTCAACACCTCGCTCACGAGGTCACCTTCTCGCAGGAATAA
- a CDS encoding LCP family protein: protein MRRRRNSTPSRKIGRRVFGVVLLIVVILSGSWAYRVMRALSPHGSILDPLAAMANPRGQFPGRDRTIILIAGKDYNHTNKGIEYTTGSRSDTVMLLSVDLVTAKLTAVSIPRDTHVKAPDGITGKINATFQRGGIKLLRDTVASQFGVNADHYVVLKADAVKALVDAVGGVDVEAIDDMFYEDSWAGLKIDITKGQHRLGGSDAVGFVRFRKMGTHRIGPNGEKIPVHHSASLEEGDLRRTERQQQLMRALTHEALRPQNIAQAPHLLDVAFQQVETDLSRTQLLALAAIFRKSGGGDLSGASIPGKDDTIDGVYFWSPDLERSQLTMNWLLLGDITAGRKLMRVNVYNGSGRDGLARATANSLCEAGFAATSGGNLREKLGQSEVVFRKAVYEGFAREIAQKVGTTNVHKDTTDPRADWLPEITVRLGGDATVTPAAVPAHSP, encoded by the coding sequence TTGAGGCGCCGCCGAAATTCGACCCCATCCCGGAAAATTGGACGGCGAGTCTTTGGCGTCGTACTACTGATCGTCGTGATCCTTAGCGGCTCTTGGGCCTACCGGGTCATGCGAGCCCTCTCGCCGCACGGCAGCATCCTGGACCCCCTCGCCGCCATGGCCAACCCTCGCGGGCAGTTTCCTGGCCGCGACCGCACGATCATCCTGATCGCGGGCAAGGACTACAACCACACGAACAAGGGGATCGAGTACACCACCGGATCCCGGTCCGACACGGTGATGCTGCTTTCCGTCGACCTTGTCACGGCGAAGCTCACCGCGGTCAGCATCCCTCGCGATACCCACGTTAAAGCGCCGGACGGCATAACCGGGAAGATCAACGCGACGTTTCAGCGGGGTGGCATCAAACTTCTTCGCGATACCGTCGCCTCGCAGTTCGGAGTCAATGCCGATCACTATGTGGTGCTGAAGGCCGATGCGGTCAAGGCGCTGGTCGACGCGGTCGGCGGCGTCGACGTCGAGGCGATCGATGACATGTTTTACGAGGATTCTTGGGCCGGCCTCAAGATCGACATTACCAAGGGCCAGCATCGTCTGGGAGGGTCCGATGCCGTCGGGTTCGTTCGCTTCCGAAAGATGGGAACCCACCGGATCGGTCCCAACGGAGAGAAGATCCCGGTCCATCACTCGGCGTCGCTTGAGGAAGGCGACCTCCGCAGAACCGAGAGGCAGCAGCAGCTAATGCGGGCGCTTACCCACGAAGCTTTGCGACCCCAAAACATCGCTCAAGCGCCGCACCTATTAGACGTCGCCTTCCAGCAGGTGGAAACCGATCTGAGCCGGACGCAATTGCTTGCCCTCGCCGCCATTTTCCGCAAGTCGGGAGGCGGCGACCTAAGCGGCGCCAGCATCCCCGGCAAAGACGATACGATCGACGGCGTCTACTTCTGGTCCCCCGATCTGGAGAGGAGCCAGCTCACCATGAATTGGCTTCTTCTTGGGGATATAACCGCCGGGCGAAAGCTGATGCGAGTGAATGTCTACAACGGGAGCGGGCGAGACGGGTTGGCCCGAGCGACGGCTAACTCCCTTTGCGAGGCCGGTTTTGCCGCCACCAGCGGCGGCAATCTGCGGGAGAAACTCGGCCAAAGCGAGGTCGTGTTCCGAAAGGCGGTCTACGAGGGGTTCGCCCGCGAGATTGCCCAGAAGGTAGGGACCACGAACGTCCACAAAGACACCACCGATCCCAGAGCTGACTGGCTCCCGGAAATCACGGTCCGCCTAGGCGGAGATGCCACGGTAACTCCGGCCGCCGTACCGGCGCACTCTCCGTAA